In a single window of the Coffea eugenioides isolate CCC68of chromosome 3, Ceug_1.0, whole genome shotgun sequence genome:
- the LOC113764719 gene encoding MDIS1-interacting receptor like kinase 2-like isoform X1, whose amino-acid sequence MPPQIGNLSKLIYLNLSANQFSQEIPPEIGHLTNLLVLHLRENQLNGSIPASLGNLKNLSYLSLYNNSLSGVIPPEIGNISKLLYLRMSINNLSGPIPPEIGKLASLQSLGLSKTNLTGSIPKALGNLTNLTILYLFGNKLSGSIPRELGNLKSIMTMELQKNQLTGSIPTSFGNLSKLKTLFLNHNRLTGSIPQELGKLTKLVVMAMDHNQFSGHLPQNLCPNGTLTYFAVHNNLLTGQIPRNLKNCSSLVRARFSGNQLTGNLSEMFGIYPHLHFMDLSNNSFYGELASSWGRCTNLTTLLIAKNKITGSIPPEFGNLTLLHVLDLSSNNLSGEIPIELGNLIFMLKLDLHENLFHGGVPQVLGLLTKLLYLDLSINSLNGPLPGNLGYFQELYLLNFSYNNLSQKIPIQIGRLTQVCLLDLSHNSFRGEIPSEFGNLQNLEALNLSHNSLSGLIPKNIAQLPGLLKIDVSFNNLEGPVPYGKAFQNVTIQQLQGNRDLCGNITGLQPCGSLSEKPVRKKGHKLILLIVLPVLGAVLLSYVVAGVIISSARRKRCRRAKDGNVKDDDLFSRCIFDGKAMYREILEATEAFNSFFCIGEGGYGRVYRAELESKKIVAVKRLHHLSETADRKAFLNEVNALTEIKHRNIVKLYGFCSTAQHSILVYEYLERGSLAKIFHMDEEAKKLDWKKRVNIIKGVAHALSYMHHDCSPPVVHRDITSNNILLDCDYEAHVSDFGTAKLLKKDSANWSALAGTYGYVAPEFAYTMKVTEKCDVYSFGVLIMEVFKGKHPRDLIPCLQSSAPGDIELEDLLDQRLQYPAQKILEILTSIIRIARSCLHVDPQSRPTMHFISRSLSVATPFPGDLDK is encoded by the exons ATGCCCCCTCAGATAGGTAACCTTTCCAAGCTTATTTATCTGAATTTGTCAGCTAATCAATTTTCACAAGAAATCCCACCTGAAATAGGCCATTTAACCAATCTTCTGGTCCTCCACTTAAGGGAAAATCAGTTAAATGGCTCAATTCCTGCTTCTttgggaaatttgaaaaatctgagTTATTTGTCTCTCTATAACAATTCACTTTCAGGTGTCATTCCTCCTGAAATAGGAAATATCTCTAAGCTACTTTATTTAAGAATGAGCATCAATAATTTATCAGGTCCCATTCCCCCAGAGATAGGGAAGTTGGCATCCCTTCAGAGTTTGGGTTTGTCCAAAACTAACCTTACAGGTTCAATCCCAAAAGCGTTAGGTAATTTGACTAACTTGACTATTCTTTATCTCTTTGGGAATAAACTTTCTGGTTCAATTCCTAGGGAATTGGGGAATTTGAAGTCTATTATGACCATGGAATTGCAGAAAAATCAACTTACTGGTTCAATTCCCACTTCTTTTGGGAATTTGAGTAAATTGAAAACTCTGTTTCTGAACCACAATCGACTTACTGGTTCCATCCCACAAGAACTTGGGAAATTGACAAAGTTGGTTGTCATGGCAATGGACCATAATCAGTTCTCTGGTCATTTGCCACAAAATCTCTGCCCAAATGGAACACTTACGTACTTCGCTGTACACAACAACTTGCTTACTGGTCAGATCCCAAGAAACTTGAAAAACTGCTCAAGTTTAGTCAGGGCTCGTTTCAGTGGGAACCAGCTCACAGGAAACTTATCAGAAATGTTCGGCATATATCCACACTTGCACTTCATGGATCTTAGTAACAACAGTTTCTATGGTGAACTTGCTAGCAGCTGGGGAAGGTGTACAAACCTGACTACTCTATTGATTGCCAAGAACAAAATTACAGGTTCCATACCACCAGAATTTGGAAATTTGACTCTGCTGCATGTACTTGATCTTTCATCAAATAACTTATCTGGTGAGATTCCAATCGAGTTgggaaatttaatttttatgcTAAAGCTCGATTTACATGAAAACCTGTTTCATGGTGGTGTGCCCCAAGTATTAGGATTGCTGACAAAACTGCTTTACCTTGACCTGTCTATTAACTCCTTGAATGGTCCCTTACCAGGAAATTTGGGATATTTTCAGGAATTGTATCTATTGAATTTCAGTTACAACAATTTAAGCCAAAAGATTCCTATCCAGATAGGCAGGTTAACTCAGGTTTGTTTGTTGGATCTGAGTCATAATTCCTTCAGAGGAGAAATACCATCTGAATTTGGAAATTTGCAGAATCTAGAAGCTTTGAATCTCTCCCATAATAGCCTCTCAGGTTTGATTCCCAAGAACATTGCCCAACTGCCTGGCCTATTGAAAATTGATGTATCTTTCAACAACCTCGAGGGGCCTGTTCCATATGGGAAAGCTTTTCAAAATGTCACCATACAACAGTTGCAGGGGAACAGAGATTTGTGTGGCAATATTACAGGGTTGCAACCTTGTGGAAGCTTGTCTGAAAAACCTGTCAGGAAAAAAGGCCATAAACTAATTCTCCTAATTGTGCTTCCTGTTTTGGGAGCAGTGCTGCTTAGTTATGTAGTCGCAGGAGTTATCATTTCATCTGCACGTAGAAAAAGATGCAGAAGAGCTAAAGATGGAAATGTGAAAGATGATGATCTGTTTTCCAGATGCATTTTTGATGGCAAGGCAATGTACAGAGAAATCTTAGAAGCCACGGAAGCcttcaattcatttttttgcATTGGGGAAGGAGGTTATGGACGTGTATACAGGGCAGAACTTGAGTCCAAAAAGATAGTAGCTGTAAAGAGACTTCATCACTTGTCTGAGACAGCAGACCGTAAAGCTTTCTTGAATGAAGTAAATGCTTTGACAGAAATCAAGCATCGAAATATTGTGAAACTTTATGGTTTCTGCTCAACTGCTCAACACTCCATTTTGGTTTATGAGTACCTTGAAAGAGGAAGCTTGGCCAAAATATTTCACATGGATGAAGAAGCTAAGAAACTGGATTGGAAAAAGAGGGTGAATATCATCAAAGGCGTAGCTCATGCGCTGTCTTACATGCATCATGATTGTTCACCACCAGTAGTTCATCGCGACATCACAAGCAacaatattttgcttgattGTGACTATGAGGCTCATGTTTCAGATTTTGGCACTGCTAAGCTTCTCAAAAAAGACTCAGCGAATTGGAGTGCTCTTGCAGGCACATATGGATATGTTGCACCAG AGTTTGCCTACACAATGAAAGTAACTGAAAAGTGTGATGTATATAGCTTCGGAGTCCTGATCATGGAAGTGTTTAAAGGGAAACACCCTCGTGATTTAATCCCTTGTCTACAGTCTTCAGCACCTGGAGATATAGAGCTGGAAGACTTGTTGGACCAAAGACTTCAGTATCCTGCTCAAAAGATTCTAGAGATTCTGACGTCCATCATCAGAATTGCTAGGTCATGTTTACATGTTGATCCACAATCCAGACCAACTATGCACTTCATTTCCAGGTCGTTATCAGTTGCTACACCATTTCCAGGTGATCTTG ACAAGTAA
- the LOC113764719 gene encoding MDIS1-interacting receptor like kinase 2-like isoform X2: protein MPPQIGNLSKLIYLNLSANQFSQEIPPEIGHLTNLLVLHLRENQLNGSIPASLGNLKNLSYLSLYNNSLSGVIPPEIGNISKLLYLRMSINNLSGPIPPEIGKLASLQSLGLSKTNLTGSIPKALGNLTNLTILYLFGNKLSGSIPRELGNLKSIMTMELQKNQLTGSIPTSFGNLSKLKTLFLNHNRLTGSIPQELGKLTKLVVMAMDHNQFSGHLPQNLCPNGTLTYFAVHNNLLTGQIPRNLKNCSSLVRARFSGNQLTGNLSEMFGIYPHLHFMDLSNNSFYGELASSWGRCTNLTTLLIAKNKITGSIPPEFGNLTLLHVLDLSSNNLSGEIPIELGNLIFMLKLDLHENLFHGGVPQVLGLLTKLLYLDLSINSLNGPLPGNLGYFQELYLLNFSYNNLSQKIPIQIGRLTQVCLLDLSHNSFRGEIPSEFGNLQNLEALNLSHNSLSGLIPKNIAQLPGLLKIDVSFNNLEGPVPYGKAFQNVTIQQLQGNRDLCGNITGLQPCGSLSEKPVRKKGHKLILLIVLPVLGAVLLSYVVAGVIISSARRKRCRRAKDGNVKDDDLFSRCIFDGKAMYREILEATEAFNSFFCIGEGGYGRVYRAELESKKIVAVKRLHHLSETADRKAFLNEVNALTEIKHRNIVKLYGFCSTAQHSILVYEYLERGSLAKIFHMDEEAKKLDWKKRVNIIKGVAHALSYMHHDCSPPVVHRDITSNNILLDCDYEAHVSDFGTAKLLKKDSANWSALAGTYGYVAPEFAYTMKVTEKCDVYSFGVLIMEVFKGKHPRDLIPCLQSSAPGDIELEDLLDQRLQYPAQKILEILTSIIRIARSCLHVDPQSRPTMHFISRSLSVATPFPDK, encoded by the exons ATGCCCCCTCAGATAGGTAACCTTTCCAAGCTTATTTATCTGAATTTGTCAGCTAATCAATTTTCACAAGAAATCCCACCTGAAATAGGCCATTTAACCAATCTTCTGGTCCTCCACTTAAGGGAAAATCAGTTAAATGGCTCAATTCCTGCTTCTttgggaaatttgaaaaatctgagTTATTTGTCTCTCTATAACAATTCACTTTCAGGTGTCATTCCTCCTGAAATAGGAAATATCTCTAAGCTACTTTATTTAAGAATGAGCATCAATAATTTATCAGGTCCCATTCCCCCAGAGATAGGGAAGTTGGCATCCCTTCAGAGTTTGGGTTTGTCCAAAACTAACCTTACAGGTTCAATCCCAAAAGCGTTAGGTAATTTGACTAACTTGACTATTCTTTATCTCTTTGGGAATAAACTTTCTGGTTCAATTCCTAGGGAATTGGGGAATTTGAAGTCTATTATGACCATGGAATTGCAGAAAAATCAACTTACTGGTTCAATTCCCACTTCTTTTGGGAATTTGAGTAAATTGAAAACTCTGTTTCTGAACCACAATCGACTTACTGGTTCCATCCCACAAGAACTTGGGAAATTGACAAAGTTGGTTGTCATGGCAATGGACCATAATCAGTTCTCTGGTCATTTGCCACAAAATCTCTGCCCAAATGGAACACTTACGTACTTCGCTGTACACAACAACTTGCTTACTGGTCAGATCCCAAGAAACTTGAAAAACTGCTCAAGTTTAGTCAGGGCTCGTTTCAGTGGGAACCAGCTCACAGGAAACTTATCAGAAATGTTCGGCATATATCCACACTTGCACTTCATGGATCTTAGTAACAACAGTTTCTATGGTGAACTTGCTAGCAGCTGGGGAAGGTGTACAAACCTGACTACTCTATTGATTGCCAAGAACAAAATTACAGGTTCCATACCACCAGAATTTGGAAATTTGACTCTGCTGCATGTACTTGATCTTTCATCAAATAACTTATCTGGTGAGATTCCAATCGAGTTgggaaatttaatttttatgcTAAAGCTCGATTTACATGAAAACCTGTTTCATGGTGGTGTGCCCCAAGTATTAGGATTGCTGACAAAACTGCTTTACCTTGACCTGTCTATTAACTCCTTGAATGGTCCCTTACCAGGAAATTTGGGATATTTTCAGGAATTGTATCTATTGAATTTCAGTTACAACAATTTAAGCCAAAAGATTCCTATCCAGATAGGCAGGTTAACTCAGGTTTGTTTGTTGGATCTGAGTCATAATTCCTTCAGAGGAGAAATACCATCTGAATTTGGAAATTTGCAGAATCTAGAAGCTTTGAATCTCTCCCATAATAGCCTCTCAGGTTTGATTCCCAAGAACATTGCCCAACTGCCTGGCCTATTGAAAATTGATGTATCTTTCAACAACCTCGAGGGGCCTGTTCCATATGGGAAAGCTTTTCAAAATGTCACCATACAACAGTTGCAGGGGAACAGAGATTTGTGTGGCAATATTACAGGGTTGCAACCTTGTGGAAGCTTGTCTGAAAAACCTGTCAGGAAAAAAGGCCATAAACTAATTCTCCTAATTGTGCTTCCTGTTTTGGGAGCAGTGCTGCTTAGTTATGTAGTCGCAGGAGTTATCATTTCATCTGCACGTAGAAAAAGATGCAGAAGAGCTAAAGATGGAAATGTGAAAGATGATGATCTGTTTTCCAGATGCATTTTTGATGGCAAGGCAATGTACAGAGAAATCTTAGAAGCCACGGAAGCcttcaattcatttttttgcATTGGGGAAGGAGGTTATGGACGTGTATACAGGGCAGAACTTGAGTCCAAAAAGATAGTAGCTGTAAAGAGACTTCATCACTTGTCTGAGACAGCAGACCGTAAAGCTTTCTTGAATGAAGTAAATGCTTTGACAGAAATCAAGCATCGAAATATTGTGAAACTTTATGGTTTCTGCTCAACTGCTCAACACTCCATTTTGGTTTATGAGTACCTTGAAAGAGGAAGCTTGGCCAAAATATTTCACATGGATGAAGAAGCTAAGAAACTGGATTGGAAAAAGAGGGTGAATATCATCAAAGGCGTAGCTCATGCGCTGTCTTACATGCATCATGATTGTTCACCACCAGTAGTTCATCGCGACATCACAAGCAacaatattttgcttgattGTGACTATGAGGCTCATGTTTCAGATTTTGGCACTGCTAAGCTTCTCAAAAAAGACTCAGCGAATTGGAGTGCTCTTGCAGGCACATATGGATATGTTGCACCAG AGTTTGCCTACACAATGAAAGTAACTGAAAAGTGTGATGTATATAGCTTCGGAGTCCTGATCATGGAAGTGTTTAAAGGGAAACACCCTCGTGATTTAATCCCTTGTCTACAGTCTTCAGCACCTGGAGATATAGAGCTGGAAGACTTGTTGGACCAAAGACTTCAGTATCCTGCTCAAAAGATTCTAGAGATTCTGACGTCCATCATCAGAATTGCTAGGTCATGTTTACATGTTGATCCACAATCCAGACCAACTATGCACTTCATTTCCAGGTCGTTATCAGTTGCTACACCATTTCCAG ACAAGTAA